One window from the genome of Marinobacter sp. LV10R510-11A encodes:
- the rfaH gene encoding transcription/translation regulatory transformer protein RfaH — MTWYALQHKPAQGDRAVVNLQNQDVTCFYPKIQIEKIKAGKRTQKLEALFHGYMFVKLEQTDPNWAKLRSTRGVLRVVSFANKPAGISDDVIQQIKDSLDSVTQQGGLKSGEAVQLGEGPFEGINAVFQAYDGEERAIVLINFMQKQQRVKVPVSSLK; from the coding sequence ATGACTTGGTACGCACTTCAACATAAGCCTGCACAAGGCGATCGCGCCGTGGTGAACCTGCAAAATCAGGACGTCACCTGTTTCTACCCGAAAATCCAGATAGAAAAAATCAAAGCCGGAAAACGCACCCAAAAGCTTGAGGCGCTTTTCCATGGCTATATGTTCGTTAAGCTAGAACAAACCGACCCCAACTGGGCAAAACTCCGCTCAACCCGCGGCGTACTTCGGGTTGTAAGCTTTGCCAACAAACCCGCCGGCATCTCAGACGACGTTATCCAGCAGATAAAAGACAGTCTCGATTCCGTCACACAGCAGGGCGGGCTCAAATCTGGCGAGGCGGTTCAACTAGGCGAGGGGCCTTTTGAGGGCATTAATGCCGTTTTTCAGGCATACGATGGAGAAGAGCGGGCCATCGTGCTGATCAACTTCATGCAAAAGCAACAGCGGGTGAAAGTGCCAGTGTCGTCACTAAAATAG
- a CDS encoding MBL fold metallo-hydrolase RNA specificity domain-containing protein, translating to MGYSAHAGQQGLVNFMKGTKHRPKDIRLVYDEEHAKQILKTN from the coding sequence GTGGGCTATTCCGCACATGCTGGCCAACAGGGGCTGGTAAACTTTATGAAAGGCACGAAGCACCGACCAAAAGACATTCGCCTGGTGTATGACGAAGAACATGCCAAACAGATCCTGAAAACTAATTAG
- the tnpC gene encoding IS66 family transposase, which translates to MKIDNIDVDSAIASVKNLLEKERDLSPSLKAALEVLLVLVALLLNRTTLNSKNSSKPPSTDPNRDKSSKKGSSNRKPGGQKGRIGTTLQQVDDPDAVKELKVDRRSLPKGRRYQEDGYETRQVIDIDIARFVTEYRAQVIKDDQGNRFVAAFPDRVSRSVQYGIGIKANAVYMSQFQLLPYDRIRDHFQEQMGIPVSAGSVFNFNKEAYEKLDHFEQWAKAQLAKSELMHVDETGINLDGKRHWLHCASNSALTLLYPHAKRGTEAMDEMGVLPFFSGVLCHDHWKPYYRYACTHSLCNAHHLRELERAWEQDGQHWAKAMKALLIDMNNTVADAGGRLPATDAERWRQRYRQRLEEADIECPPPDVSLREAGKRGRLKRSKARNLLERLRNFEHDVLRFMDVEYVPFTNNQGENDLRMTKVQQKISGCFRSMAGAKIFCRVRSYLSTCRKQGMSATEALALLFQGKSPAFMDTDETLF; encoded by the coding sequence TTGAAAATAGACAATATCGACGTTGATTCGGCAATCGCCTCCGTCAAGAACCTTCTTGAGAAAGAGCGTGACCTGTCGCCTTCACTCAAGGCCGCTCTGGAAGTGCTGCTCGTTTTGGTGGCGCTACTGCTCAACCGCACGACGCTCAATAGCAAAAATAGTAGTAAGCCGCCGTCAACGGATCCGAATCGTGACAAATCTTCTAAAAAGGGTTCCAGCAATAGAAAACCCGGCGGACAGAAGGGGCGTATCGGAACCACCTTGCAGCAGGTCGATGATCCTGACGCCGTGAAAGAGCTGAAAGTCGATCGACGCTCTCTGCCAAAAGGACGGCGGTATCAAGAGGACGGTTATGAAACACGGCAGGTCATCGATATTGATATCGCGCGATTCGTGACTGAATACCGAGCACAGGTTATTAAAGACGACCAGGGGAATCGATTTGTTGCTGCCTTTCCGGACAGGGTCAGTCGGTCGGTTCAGTATGGCATCGGCATCAAGGCCAATGCAGTCTATATGTCGCAGTTTCAGCTGTTGCCCTATGACCGAATCCGTGACCACTTTCAGGAGCAGATGGGTATTCCGGTCAGTGCCGGCTCTGTCTTCAATTTCAACAAAGAGGCTTACGAGAAGCTGGATCATTTCGAGCAGTGGGCGAAAGCTCAGCTCGCCAAATCTGAGCTCATGCATGTTGATGAGACCGGCATCAACTTGGACGGGAAGCGCCACTGGTTGCACTGCGCGTCCAATAGCGCATTGACGCTGCTCTACCCCCACGCCAAGCGTGGCACCGAGGCCATGGACGAGATGGGCGTGTTGCCCTTCTTCAGCGGGGTGCTGTGTCACGATCATTGGAAGCCGTACTACCGTTACGCGTGCACCCATTCCCTGTGCAATGCGCACCATCTTCGAGAGCTGGAGAGGGCATGGGAGCAGGACGGTCAACACTGGGCCAAGGCGATGAAAGCCCTGCTGATCGATATGAACAATACGGTAGCGGATGCCGGTGGCCGCTTGCCAGCCACTGATGCTGAACGGTGGCGACAGCGCTATCGACAACGTCTCGAAGAGGCAGATATCGAATGTCCACCTCCCGATGTAAGCCTGCGAGAGGCCGGGAAACGCGGCAGGCTAAAACGATCAAAAGCCCGAAACTTGCTGGAAAGGTTGCGCAACTTTGAGCACGACGTGCTGCGTTTTATGGATGTCGAGTACGTCCCCTTCACTAACAATCAGGGGGAGAACGACCTGCGCATGACGAAAGTGCAGCAGAAAATATCCGGTTGTTTTCGATCCATGGCGGGGGCGAAGATCTTTTGTCGTGTTCGCAGTTACCTGTCAACGTGTCGCAAGCAGGGGATGTCAGCCACAGAGGCTCTGGCTTTACTCTTTCAGGGGAAAAGCCCTGCGTTTATGGATACCGATGAGACTCTATTTTAA
- a CDS encoding capsule assembly Wzi family protein — protein sequence MTLKHWTLVGGAVACLASFYTAAAPWLEPGDARARFAVQKLADRGHLSRPVTSWPIMWGSITNGLNESDSQPGSVTGLARNYLEFERSQQASPGFRAEFEVSATNEVAMVQGFDRGPMADAAAKLDVQWQGQNWAFGLSPAYAHNPDDNESARFDGSYLAATAGNWVFGAGAVDRWWGPGWQSSLILSNNARPMPSVWLNRKDASAPESRWLSWIGPWQFTLLAGQYEKERKVPEAKLIGMRLNVRPFDGLELGFSRAIMFGGEGRPEGGSTIWNALIGKDNGQLEGNDPGNQLASIDARYGFAIGNQSMGVYAQMMGEDEAGAFPARKSWLLGTDWTSQLFSGEQQWFIEYANTLADDFMGTAMPGITYDHSRYKSGYRYYGRTMGASFSGDAEAITLGGFHFFDDGRNLSASLSVVEFNKDGARRTPVIDEKIKLMVPAESSKQVIGKVAYGTQLLNGWLDLSVQFADKKLELVNLAENQSGQWSVGASWRYRF from the coding sequence ATGACCTTAAAGCACTGGACCCTGGTCGGTGGGGCGGTAGCGTGCCTGGCCAGCTTTTATACGGCAGCAGCGCCTTGGCTCGAGCCAGGCGACGCACGTGCACGATTTGCCGTGCAGAAGCTTGCAGACCGTGGCCACCTGTCACGGCCGGTCACCAGTTGGCCAATAATGTGGGGCTCCATCACCAATGGCCTGAATGAATCAGATAGCCAGCCCGGCTCAGTTACTGGATTGGCACGTAACTACCTTGAGTTCGAGCGCAGCCAACAAGCGTCGCCTGGTTTTCGTGCCGAGTTTGAAGTGTCTGCCACCAATGAAGTGGCCATGGTTCAAGGGTTTGATCGCGGACCAATGGCCGATGCGGCAGCTAAACTGGATGTGCAATGGCAGGGACAAAACTGGGCGTTCGGCTTAAGCCCGGCCTATGCCCACAACCCCGATGACAACGAAAGCGCCCGCTTTGATGGCTCCTACCTCGCAGCCACCGCCGGCAACTGGGTGTTTGGTGCCGGGGCTGTCGATCGCTGGTGGGGGCCTGGCTGGCAATCCAGCCTTATCCTGTCTAACAACGCCCGGCCAATGCCCTCCGTATGGCTGAACCGCAAAGACGCTTCTGCGCCTGAAAGCCGCTGGCTCAGCTGGATTGGGCCCTGGCAATTCACCCTGCTTGCCGGGCAGTACGAAAAAGAACGCAAAGTGCCCGAAGCCAAGCTGATTGGTATGCGCCTGAATGTTCGCCCATTCGACGGGCTGGAACTGGGCTTCTCCCGCGCCATTATGTTCGGTGGCGAAGGCCGGCCTGAAGGTGGCTCCACCATCTGGAACGCGTTGATTGGAAAAGACAACGGCCAACTGGAAGGAAACGACCCAGGCAACCAGCTTGCCAGCATAGATGCCCGTTACGGCTTCGCAATCGGAAATCAATCCATGGGCGTGTACGCTCAGATGATGGGCGAAGACGAAGCAGGAGCATTCCCCGCCCGCAAGTCCTGGCTCTTGGGCACCGACTGGACAAGCCAGCTGTTCAGCGGCGAACAGCAATGGTTTATTGAGTACGCCAACACCTTGGCTGATGATTTTATGGGGACTGCCATGCCTGGCATCACCTACGATCACTCCCGTTATAAGAGCGGCTACCGTTATTACGGTCGCACCATGGGTGCCAGTTTTAGTGGCGATGCAGAGGCTATTACGCTCGGCGGTTTTCATTTTTTCGATGACGGCCGAAACCTTTCTGCCAGCTTAAGTGTTGTTGAGTTCAACAAAGATGGCGCAAGAAGAACGCCCGTTATTGATGAGAAAATCAAACTGATGGTGCCTGCCGAAAGCTCTAAACAAGTTATTGGCAAAGTTGCCTACGGCACGCAATTGTTAAATGGCTGGCTGGATTTAAGTGTTCAGTTTGCGGATAAAAAGCTAGAGCTGGTTAACCTGGCGGAAAACCAATCCGGCCAGTGGTCTGTTGGTGCCAGCTGGCGTTATCGATTTTAG
- a CDS encoding Wzz/FepE/Etk N-terminal domain-containing protein — protein sequence MSQNPNVEQAPQYADDEIDLRELFVTLWRGKWIIILFTIVFAAAGVFYALSKPNIYQSSVLLAPVQSEGGAGISGQLGGLASLAGISLGGGGSNQTVIAKEVLQSRAFLTDFIHRHNFIIPLMAIEAWDIENEKWLINREVYNPETGEWLTDDEGESLEPTDWDMVKQFKESHLSLSTNEDIGMVTLNIKSQAPPVAKEWAENLVHDINEHMRQQDVQEAEARIAYLEGKLNETNIAGMQQVFYQLIESETRTVMLANAQSEYIFKTVDPAVVPQEKSGPKRALIAVIATMLGGMLGVFVVFIMAFVRNGATQTESATHGSSVEEQ from the coding sequence ATGAGCCAAAATCCCAACGTTGAGCAAGCGCCGCAATACGCCGACGACGAAATAGATCTCCGCGAACTCTTCGTCACCCTCTGGCGCGGCAAGTGGATCATCATCCTTTTTACCATTGTCTTTGCTGCCGCTGGCGTGTTCTATGCGCTCAGCAAGCCCAACATCTACCAATCTAGCGTGCTCCTGGCGCCGGTTCAGAGCGAAGGTGGTGCTGGCATCAGCGGCCAGCTCGGGGGCCTGGCTAGCCTGGCGGGCATCAGTCTGGGTGGTGGCGGCTCGAACCAGACTGTTATAGCCAAGGAAGTTCTGCAATCCCGCGCTTTTCTGACCGACTTCATCCATCGTCACAACTTCATCATCCCCCTTATGGCCATCGAAGCCTGGGATATAGAAAATGAAAAATGGTTGATCAACCGGGAGGTCTATAACCCCGAGACCGGTGAATGGCTCACCGATGACGAAGGCGAAAGCTTGGAGCCAACAGACTGGGACATGGTAAAACAGTTCAAAGAAAGCCACCTGAGCCTGTCCACCAACGAAGATATTGGTATGGTCACCCTGAACATTAAAAGCCAGGCCCCTCCAGTGGCCAAGGAATGGGCTGAAAATCTGGTACACGACATCAACGAACACATGCGCCAGCAAGACGTACAGGAAGCCGAAGCCCGCATCGCCTACCTGGAAGGAAAGCTCAACGAAACTAACATCGCCGGGATGCAACAGGTTTTCTATCAGCTTATAGAAAGCGAAACCCGCACGGTAATGCTAGCCAACGCCCAATCCGAATACATATTTAAAACCGTAGACCCGGCCGTGGTGCCTCAGGAAAAAAGCGGGCCAAAACGAGCTTTGATTGCGGTGATAGCCACCATGCTGGGTGGCATGCTCGGAGTATTCGTCGTGTTCATAATGGCTTTTGTGCGAAATGGAGCCACTCAGACAGAATCGGCAACGCATGGATCGTCAGTGGAAGAACAATGA
- a CDS encoding SLBB domain-containing protein: MNPKSLLFTLLLAVPLSVSAQSPTSAQIDQFKSLPKAQQEALARQYGVDLNQVQGSSGNSEPKANRAISVVEPLENGNTENQNEDENKPTEEEQAFAKKNNGLQPFGYDLFEGKPSTFAPVTEVPVPMNYTLGPGDQIRIQLWGNENRQFALTVSRNGTIDMPERGPITVAGLSFQQARDKISKLVAEQYIGVKAAVSLGELRSMRVFVLGETRTPGSYSVSSLSTITNALYVSGGIRHTGSLRNIQLKRNGKVVHTLDLYDLLLKGDTSGDARLQAGDAIFIPAVGPRVGIDGEVYRPALYEIDGATSLQELVNLAGGMTAQAYPQITRIERTNQEFLRIIAEADLTSAAGKQARVKAGDLVSIASIADVTGQYIEITGAATRTGKFAWVPGMRVSSVIRKLDVDLLPMADTSFAAIVRTNPETRQISVLSLELKNAVNRPGSAADLVLQEKDQVLVFADNGKADPGQNSAANAQGYSREALFEPIVKRLKTQATPLAPQQTMTISGPVRYPGEYPLPATGKVKDAIVMAGGLNDSALMLEAELARRTLDENGVERTRIQTIDLANAMNDQADIYLQSRDRLMVKSIPLFGATRTVTLKGEVLYPGEYTFSDGETLVDILQRAGGLTNNAFPRGVVFTREKLRVLEAQRLREAEQRLQGDLLGVQLEGDSFGGQNAQRVDQVKGLLDDVQSSRPVGRMVIDLQAVLNDSDYQSIRLQDGDTLTVPIIPQAVSVFGEVQFPTSHLHVAGLTVDDYLDRSGGPTRQADENRVYVVKADGSVMLPEKSAWFGGRSQQLQPGDTVIMPIDVDRLNQLELWTNVSQIVTIQLTSATIIKIESHRYP; this comes from the coding sequence GTGAACCCAAAAAGTCTTCTTTTCACCTTGCTTCTAGCAGTGCCCTTATCTGTTTCTGCACAATCCCCGACGTCAGCACAGATTGATCAGTTTAAATCATTGCCAAAAGCACAGCAGGAAGCGCTGGCACGGCAGTACGGCGTGGATCTGAACCAGGTTCAGGGCAGCTCCGGCAACAGTGAGCCGAAGGCTAACCGCGCCATTTCCGTGGTTGAGCCGCTGGAAAACGGCAATACTGAAAATCAAAACGAAGACGAGAATAAGCCAACAGAAGAAGAGCAGGCGTTCGCCAAAAAGAACAACGGCCTGCAACCGTTTGGTTATGACCTGTTTGAAGGCAAGCCCAGCACCTTTGCCCCTGTTACCGAAGTGCCCGTACCAATGAATTACACATTAGGGCCTGGCGACCAAATCAGAATTCAGCTGTGGGGTAACGAAAACCGCCAGTTCGCGCTTACCGTCTCCCGCAATGGCACCATCGACATGCCCGAACGCGGCCCCATCACCGTGGCGGGGCTGAGTTTTCAGCAGGCCCGTGACAAAATCAGCAAACTGGTGGCTGAACAGTACATTGGCGTAAAAGCCGCCGTGTCGCTGGGGGAACTGCGCAGCATGCGCGTGTTCGTACTGGGTGAAACCCGCACGCCGGGCTCTTACAGCGTCAGCTCGCTATCCACCATTACCAACGCCCTGTACGTGTCTGGCGGCATTCGCCACACCGGTTCCCTGCGTAACATTCAGCTAAAACGTAATGGCAAAGTGGTCCACACCCTGGACCTTTACGACTTGCTGCTGAAAGGCGACACCAGCGGCGATGCCCGCCTGCAAGCGGGCGACGCCATCTTCATCCCGGCCGTTGGCCCTCGCGTGGGTATAGACGGCGAAGTATACCGCCCTGCGCTGTATGAAATTGATGGTGCCACCAGCTTGCAAGAGCTGGTTAACCTGGCCGGAGGCATGACCGCCCAGGCCTACCCACAAATCACCCGCATAGAGCGCACGAACCAGGAATTCTTAAGAATAATCGCCGAAGCCGACCTGACCAGTGCCGCAGGTAAACAGGCGCGCGTAAAAGCCGGTGACCTGGTGTCCATTGCGTCGATTGCCGATGTGACCGGCCAGTATATTGAAATCACCGGCGCCGCCACGCGCACCGGAAAGTTTGCCTGGGTTCCGGGCATGCGCGTGAGTTCGGTGATACGTAAGTTGGATGTCGATTTGCTGCCAATGGCGGATACCAGCTTCGCTGCGATTGTCAGAACGAATCCGGAAACCCGGCAAATTTCAGTGCTGAGCCTGGAACTGAAAAACGCAGTAAACCGCCCTGGTAGCGCTGCTGACCTAGTTCTTCAAGAAAAAGACCAAGTGCTGGTGTTTGCCGATAATGGCAAAGCTGACCCAGGGCAGAACAGTGCTGCGAATGCCCAAGGTTACAGCCGTGAGGCACTGTTCGAACCCATCGTAAAGCGCCTGAAAACACAGGCGACCCCGCTGGCCCCCCAGCAAACCATGACCATCAGTGGTCCCGTGCGCTACCCCGGTGAATACCCGTTACCCGCCACGGGCAAAGTGAAAGACGCCATCGTAATGGCAGGTGGTTTAAACGACTCCGCGCTAATGTTGGAAGCGGAGCTGGCCCGCCGCACGCTCGATGAAAATGGCGTAGAGCGAACCCGCATCCAGACCATTGACCTGGCCAATGCGATGAATGATCAGGCGGACATATACCTGCAAAGCCGTGACCGGCTGATGGTCAAATCCATACCGTTATTCGGAGCCACACGCACCGTCACGCTGAAGGGCGAGGTTCTTTACCCGGGTGAATACACCTTCAGCGACGGTGAAACCTTGGTTGATATACTCCAGCGCGCCGGCGGCCTTACCAATAACGCTTTCCCCCGTGGAGTGGTATTCACCCGTGAGAAATTGCGAGTACTGGAAGCTCAGCGCCTACGCGAAGCGGAACAGCGCCTGCAAGGGGATTTACTGGGTGTGCAACTGGAAGGCGATAGTTTTGGCGGCCAGAACGCCCAGCGCGTAGACCAGGTAAAAGGCCTGCTGGACGATGTACAAAGCAGCCGCCCTGTGGGCCGCATGGTCATCGACCTGCAAGCCGTATTGAACGACAGCGATTACCAGTCCATCCGCTTACAAGACGGCGACACCCTGACCGTACCGATCATTCCCCAGGCCGTCAGCGTATTCGGCGAAGTGCAATTTCCCACCAGCCACCTGCACGTAGCAGGTCTAACGGTGGACGATTATCTGGACCGTTCGGGCGGCCCAACCCGCCAAGCGGATGAAAACCGCGTGTACGTGGTGAAAGCCGACGGCTCCGTGATGCTACCTGAGAAAAGCGCTTGGTTTGGTGGCCGTAGCCAGCAATTGCAGCCCGGTGATACCGTGATTATGCCCATCGATGTTGATCGTCTGAATCAGCTGGAGCTATGGACTAATGTTAGCCAGATTGTAACTATTCAGCTCACATCTGCCACGATCATTAAAATAGAGTCTCATCGGTATCCATAA